In Acinonyx jubatus isolate Ajub_Pintada_27869175 chromosome A3, VMU_Ajub_asm_v1.0, whole genome shotgun sequence, a genomic segment contains:
- the TP53INP2 gene encoding tumor protein p53-inducible nuclear protein 2 isoform X1 yields MFQRLTSLFFSTPPPPEDPGCPRAFVSEEDEVDGWLIIDLPDSYAAPPSPGAAPAPAGRPPPAPSLMDESWFVTPPACFTAEGPGLGPARLQSNPLEDLLIEHPSMSVYVTGSTIVLEPGPPSPHPDAALPDGDLSEGELAPARREPRALHHAAAPLPARAALLEKAGQARRVQRARQRAERHALSAKVVQRQNRARESRSRRPKHQGSFVYQPCQRQFNY; encoded by the exons ATGTTCCAGCGCCTCACCAGCCTCTTCTTCAGtactcccccgccccccgaggACCCCGGATGCCCCCGAGCCTTCGTCTCCGAGGAGGATGAAGTGGACGGCTGGCTCATCATTGATCTGCCGG ACAGCTACGCGGCTCCACCCAGCCCCGGGGCCGCTCCTGCTCCCGCAGGCCGCCCTCCGCCCGCGCCCTCCTTGATGGACGAGAGCTGGTTTGTTACCCCTCCCGCCTGTTTTACTGCAGAGGGGCCCGGACTCGGGCCCGCCCGCCTCCAGAGCAACCCCCTGGAGGACCTCCTCATCGAGCATCCCAGCATGTCCGTTTACGTCACCGGCAGCACCATAGTGCTGGAGCCTGGGCCCCCTTCCCCGCATCCCGATGCTGCCCTGCCTGACGGCGACCTTAGCGAAGG GGAGTTGGCGCCCGCCCGTCGCGAGCCCCGGGCCCTGCACCACGCCGCCGCCCCTCTGCCGGCGCGGGCTGCACTGCTAGAGAAGGCGGGCCAGGCGCGGCGGGTACAGCGGGCCCGGCAGCGCGCCGAGCGCCACGCGCTGAGCGCCAAGGTGGTGCAACGGCAGAACCGCGCCCGCGAGAGCCGTTCGCGCCGGCCCAAGCATCAGGGCAGCTTCGTCTATCAGCCATGCCAGCGCCAGTTCAACTACTGA
- the TP53INP2 gene encoding tumor protein p53-inducible nuclear protein 2 isoform X2, translating to MFQRLTSLFFSTPPPPEDPGCPRAFVSEEDEVDGWLIIDLPEGPGLGPARLQSNPLEDLLIEHPSMSVYVTGSTIVLEPGPPSPHPDAALPDGDLSEGELAPARREPRALHHAAAPLPARAALLEKAGQARRVQRARQRAERHALSAKVVQRQNRARESRSRRPKHQGSFVYQPCQRQFNY from the exons ATGTTCCAGCGCCTCACCAGCCTCTTCTTCAGtactcccccgccccccgaggACCCCGGATGCCCCCGAGCCTTCGTCTCCGAGGAGGATGAAGTGGACGGCTGGCTCATCATTGATCTGCCGG AGGGGCCCGGACTCGGGCCCGCCCGCCTCCAGAGCAACCCCCTGGAGGACCTCCTCATCGAGCATCCCAGCATGTCCGTTTACGTCACCGGCAGCACCATAGTGCTGGAGCCTGGGCCCCCTTCCCCGCATCCCGATGCTGCCCTGCCTGACGGCGACCTTAGCGAAGG GGAGTTGGCGCCCGCCCGTCGCGAGCCCCGGGCCCTGCACCACGCCGCCGCCCCTCTGCCGGCGCGGGCTGCACTGCTAGAGAAGGCGGGCCAGGCGCGGCGGGTACAGCGGGCCCGGCAGCGCGCCGAGCGCCACGCGCTGAGCGCCAAGGTGGTGCAACGGCAGAACCGCGCCCGCGAGAGCCGTTCGCGCCGGCCCAAGCATCAGGGCAGCTTCGTCTATCAGCCATGCCAGCGCCAGTTCAACTACTGA